In Papaver somniferum cultivar HN1 chromosome 1, ASM357369v1, whole genome shotgun sequence, a genomic segment contains:
- the LOC113279983 gene encoding putative transcription elongation factor SPT5 homolog 1 isoform X15, which yields MKMSNKTLAQHRHDEDDSDEDEDEEGEFDVAEYERRGFSKSSAGGDSSHKLRRLDSLYDSSADEYDSEDEDEDEDEEREEDEMYSSSGRKRKRHSSNPFIDDQAIVATDDEDDDYERGEVDRDFIEPDENIPEEHEATRMQHRRMLPQEDEEVDVDEFERRIRQRYSSQSYLEEGIDEISDVEQQALLPSIKDPKLWMVKCAMGREREAAVCLMQKRIDRGHREMQIRSVISPHYLKNYIYVEADKSAHVIEACKGLRILNTTKVMLVPIKEMTDVLLIEGNPIDTAKDMWVRLRIGIYKGALAKVVNVSDVRRKVMVKLIPRVDLQAIADKLEGRKVSKKAYIPSPRLMKIDEARNLNIPVDYRTGRSTNIQFCVIDGKMFKDGFLYKTVSMRSIDYQNIQPTFSELEKFCETGHGVVGSMSTSPRNRKKSHFMKGDAVIVVKGDLKNLMGWVEKVEEDNVHIRPKVKGLCTTVAVNEKYVCKSFKPGDHVKVVFGAHKGVTGMVIKVNSNVLIILSDATKEDIRVFAEHAVDSSEVTTGVTKVGDYELHDLVMLDNTCFGVIIRLESQTLQILLGDPDRPDVARVKMREIKYKIQRRNTALDQSNNTVSVKDVVKILMGPCKGKQGPVEHIFRGTLFINDRHHMEHSGFICVRAQSCIVMGGSPAKVSLSSRFGSSTDAARIAPSPRRFPSGGPPFDSGGRQKSGQRGHDSFVGSTIKIRIGHYKGCRGRVVSVKGQSVRVELESQMKTVLVNRDEISAIPDVSTSLSEPPQHGIGSETPIHRAQTPTHSYATPTRNEGGTPRHSGTWTPLRDQAWNPEATTTPSGEKWEDGNPGSWGTIPPTQTTPLGRSNKAPSAGSDWGNWGDGDCGSRGTVPPAQPATPFARSNEAPSTGTGWGNWGDGNRGSPGTIPPAQHQAQVLIGATGEMEIMARGELFHQLNRQLLLHVQMKHQAQVPVGAAGEMEIVARREPFHQLNRQLLLHVQMKHQAQVPVGAPGEMEILARGEPFHQLKHPLFHVQMKHQAQVPVGATGEMEILARGEPFHQLNRHLLFHVQMKHQAQVPVWATGEMGTVARREAVHNAARELLERIQMKHQH from the exons ATGAAAATGTCAAATAAAACCCTAGCTCAGCATCGCCATGACGAAGATGATAGTGAtgaagacgaagacgaagaaggagAGTTTGATGTTGCTGAGTATGAGAGAAGAGGTTTTAGTAAAAGTAGTGCTGGTGGTGATTCCAGTCACAAACTAAGGAGATTAGATTCTCTATATGATAGTAGTGCAGATGAATATGATAGTGaggatgaagacgaagatgaagacgaagagaGAGAGGAAGATGAAATGTATTCCTCCTCTGGTAGAAAGCGGAAGAGACATAGTTCTAATCCTTTTATTGATGATCAAGCTATTGTTGctactgatgatgaagatgatgattatgaaAGAGGAGAAGTTGATCGTG ATTTCATAGAGCCTGATGAAAACATACCGGAAGAACATGAGGCCACAAGGATGCAACATCGTCGTATGTTACCTCAAGAGGATGAAGAAGTAGATGTTGATGAATTTGAGAGAAGAATTCGCCAACGGTATTCCAGTCAATCCTACTTAGAAGAAGGTATTGATGAAATTAGTGACGTTGAGCAGCAAGCTCTTTTGCCATCAATTAAGGATCCAAAGTTGTGGATGGTGAAATGCGCA ATGGGTCGTGAGCGAGAGGCAGCTGTTTGCCTTATGCAGAAACGTATTGATCGAGGTCATCGTGAAATGCAGATAAGATCTGTCATCTCTCCTCATTATCTTAAGAACTATATTTACGTTGAGGCTGATAAGTCAGCCCATGTGATAGAG GCTTGCAAAGGTCTCAGGATCTTAAATACTACAAAAGTAATGCTTGTTCCGATAAAAGAAATGACAGATGTGCTTTTAATAGAAGGCAATCCCATAGATACTGCAAAGGATATGTGGGTGCGACTGAGGATCGGGATATATAAAGGGGCTCTTGCAAAA GTTGTTAATGTGTCTGATGTACGACGAAAGGTTATGGTTAAGCTAATCCCACGGGTTGATTTGCAAGCCATTGCTGATAAACTG GAAGGTAGGAAAGTCTCGAAAAAGGCATATATACCCTCTCCACGCCTCATGAAAATAGATGAAGCAAG GAACCTTAATATACCAGTCGACTATAGAACGGGACGAAGCACTAATATTCAATTCTGTGTAATTGATGGAAAGATGTTTAAAgacggtttcctatataaaactgTATCAATGAGATCAATAGATTATCAAAACATTCAACCAACCTTTAGTGAGCTTGAGAAATTTTGTGAGACTGGGCATGGAGTTGTGGGTAGTATGTCCACTTCACCTAGAAACAGGAAAAAAAGCCACTTTATGAAGGGTGATGCTGTCATTGTTGTTAAAGGAGATCTCAAAAATCTGATGGGATGGGTTGAAAAAGTTGAGGAAGATAACGTCCATATTAGGCCAAAAGTGAAGGGCCTGTGT ACAACAGTTGCTGTGAATGAAAAATATGTTTGCAAATCCTTCAAGCCCGGGGATCATGTGAAGGTTGTCTTTGGTGCTCACAAGGGTGTAACCGGTATGGTTATTAAGGTTAACAGTAATGTACTCATCATTCTATCTGACGCAACTAAAGAAGAC ATCCGTGTCTTTGCTGAACATGCTGTGGACAGCTCTGAAGTAACTACTGGGGTTACCAAAGTTGGGGATTATGAGTTGCATGACCTTGTCATGCTTGA TAACACGTGCTTTGGAGTAATAATACGTTTAGAGAGTCAAACACTCCAGATACTGCTGGGAGATCCAGATAGACCTGATGTTGCACGAGTGAAGATGAGGGAGATCAAATACAAGATTCAGAGGAGGAATACTGCTCTAGATCAATCGAACAATACTGTGTCTGTGAAAGATGTTGTGAAGATTCTAATGGGCCCTTGCAAA GGAAAACAAGGTCCTGTAGAACACATATTTAGAGGAACATTGTTCATAAATGACCGCCATCACATGGAGCATTCTGGTTTTATCTGTGTGAGAGCACAATCTTGTATAGTGATGGGTGGCTCACCTGCCAAG GTTTCCCTGTCCTCGAGATTTGGAAGTTCTACAGATGCAGCTCGCATCGCCCCTTcaccaagaagatttcctagtgGAGGACCTCCATTTGACT CTGGAGGAAGACAGAAGAGTGGACAGCGAGGGCATGATTCTTTTGTTGGTAGTACCATAAAAATTCGTATTGGTCACTATAAGGGATGTCGCGGTCGTGTTGTAAGTGTTAAGGGCCAATCAGTTCGAGTTGAACTGGAATCTCAAATGAAAACTGTACTAG TTAACCGTGACGAGATATCTGCTATCCCAGATGTTTCTACTTCATTAAG TGAACCACCTCAACATGGTATAGGAAGTGAGACACCTATACATCGCGCACAAACTCCGACACACTCATATGCCACTCCTACGAGAAATGAAGGAG GAACACCAAGACATAGTGGTACCTGGACTCCCCTGCGTGATCAAGCTTGGAATCCTGAAGCTACCACAACTCCATCCGG ggaaaaatggGAAGATGGAAATCCTGGCTCGTGGGGAACCATTCCACCAACTCAA ACAACTCCTCTTGGACGTTCAAATAAAGCACCAAGTGCAGGTTCTGATTGGGGCAACTGGGGAGATGGAGATTGTGGCTCGCGGGGAACTGTTCCACCAGCTCAA CCGGCAACTCCTTTCGCACGTTCAAATGAAGCACCAAGCACAGGTACCGGTTGGGGCAACTGGGGAGATGGAAATCGTGGTTCGCCGGGAACCATTCCACCAGCTCAA CACCAAGCGCAGGTTCTGATTGGGGCAACTGGGGAGATGGAAATCATGGCTCGCGGGGAACTGTTCCACCAGCTCAA CAGGCAACTCCTCTTGCACGTTCAAATGAAGCACCAAGCACAGGTACCGGTTGGGGCAGCTGGGGAGATGGAAATCGTGGCTCGCCGGGAACCATTCCACCAGCTCAA CAGGCAACTCCTCTTGCACGTTCAAATGAAGCACCAAGCACAGGTTCCAGTTGGGGCACCTGGGGAGATGGAAATCCTGGCTCGCGGGGAACCATTCCACCAGCTCAA GCACCCCCTCTTTCACGTTCAAATGAAGCACCAGGCACAGGTTCCGGTTGGGGCAACTGGGGAAATGGAAATCCTGGCTCGCGGGGAACCGTTCCACCAGCTCAA CAGGCACCTCCTCTTTCACGTTCAAATGAAGCACCAAGCACAAGTTCCGGTTTGGGCAACTGGGGAGATGGGAACCGTGGCTCGAAGGGAAGCAGTCCACAATGCGGC CAGGGAACTCCTCGAGCGCATTCAAATGAAGCACCAGCACTAG
- the LOC113279983 gene encoding putative transcription elongation factor SPT5 homolog 1 isoform X12: MKMSNKTLAQHRHDEDDSDEDEDEEGEFDVAEYERRGFSKSSAGGDSSHKLRRLDSLYDSSADEYDSEDEDEDEDEEREEDEMYSSSGRKRKRHSSNPFIDDQAIVATDDEDDDYERGEVDRDFIEPDENIPEEHEATRMQHRRMLPQEDEEVDVDEFERRIRQRYSSQSYLEEGIDEISDVEQQALLPSIKDPKLWMVKCAMGREREAAVCLMQKRIDRGHREMQIRSVISPHYLKNYIYVEADKSAHVIEACKGLRILNTTKVMLVPIKEMTDVLLIEGNPIDTAKDMWVRLRIGIYKGALAKVVNVSDVRRKVMVKLIPRVDLQAIADKLEGRKVSKKAYIPSPRLMKIDEARNLNIPVDYRTGRSTNIQFCVIDGKMFKDGFLYKTVSMRSIDYQNIQPTFSELEKFCETGHGVVGSMSTSPRNRKKSHFMKGDAVIVVKGDLKNLMGWVEKVEEDNVHIRPKVKGLCTTVAVNEKYVCKSFKPGDHVKVVFGAHKGVTGMVIKVNSNVLIILSDATKEDIRVFAEHAVDSSEVTTGVTKVGDYELHDLVMLDNTCFGVIIRLESQTLQILLGDPDRPDVARVKMREIKYKIQRRNTALDQSNNTVSVKDVVKILMGPCKGKQGPVEHIFRGTLFINDRHHMEHSGFICVRAQSCIVMGGSPAKVSLSSRFGSSTDAARIAPSPRRFPSGGPPFDSGGRQKSGQRGHDSFVGSTIKIRIGHYKGCRGRVVSVKGQSVRVELESQMKTVLVNRDEISAIPDVSTSLSEPPQHGIGSETPIHRAQTPTHSYATPTRNEGGTPRHSGTWTPLRDQAWNPEATTTPSGEKWEDGNPGSWGTIPPTQTTPLGRSNKAPSAGSDWGNWGDGDCGSRGTVPPAQPATPFARSNEAPSTGTGWGNWGDGNRGSPGTIPPAQHQAQVLIGATGEMEIMARGELFHQLKQLLLHVQMKHQAQVPVGAAGEMEIVARREPFHQLNRQLLLHVQMKHQAQVPVGAPGEMEILARGEPFHQLNRHPLFHVQMKHQAQVPVGATGEMEILARGEPFHQLNRHLLFHVQMKHQAQVPVWATGEMGTVARREAVHNAARELLERIQMKHQH, from the exons ATGAAAATGTCAAATAAAACCCTAGCTCAGCATCGCCATGACGAAGATGATAGTGAtgaagacgaagacgaagaaggagAGTTTGATGTTGCTGAGTATGAGAGAAGAGGTTTTAGTAAAAGTAGTGCTGGTGGTGATTCCAGTCACAAACTAAGGAGATTAGATTCTCTATATGATAGTAGTGCAGATGAATATGATAGTGaggatgaagacgaagatgaagacgaagagaGAGAGGAAGATGAAATGTATTCCTCCTCTGGTAGAAAGCGGAAGAGACATAGTTCTAATCCTTTTATTGATGATCAAGCTATTGTTGctactgatgatgaagatgatgattatgaaAGAGGAGAAGTTGATCGTG ATTTCATAGAGCCTGATGAAAACATACCGGAAGAACATGAGGCCACAAGGATGCAACATCGTCGTATGTTACCTCAAGAGGATGAAGAAGTAGATGTTGATGAATTTGAGAGAAGAATTCGCCAACGGTATTCCAGTCAATCCTACTTAGAAGAAGGTATTGATGAAATTAGTGACGTTGAGCAGCAAGCTCTTTTGCCATCAATTAAGGATCCAAAGTTGTGGATGGTGAAATGCGCA ATGGGTCGTGAGCGAGAGGCAGCTGTTTGCCTTATGCAGAAACGTATTGATCGAGGTCATCGTGAAATGCAGATAAGATCTGTCATCTCTCCTCATTATCTTAAGAACTATATTTACGTTGAGGCTGATAAGTCAGCCCATGTGATAGAG GCTTGCAAAGGTCTCAGGATCTTAAATACTACAAAAGTAATGCTTGTTCCGATAAAAGAAATGACAGATGTGCTTTTAATAGAAGGCAATCCCATAGATACTGCAAAGGATATGTGGGTGCGACTGAGGATCGGGATATATAAAGGGGCTCTTGCAAAA GTTGTTAATGTGTCTGATGTACGACGAAAGGTTATGGTTAAGCTAATCCCACGGGTTGATTTGCAAGCCATTGCTGATAAACTG GAAGGTAGGAAAGTCTCGAAAAAGGCATATATACCCTCTCCACGCCTCATGAAAATAGATGAAGCAAG GAACCTTAATATACCAGTCGACTATAGAACGGGACGAAGCACTAATATTCAATTCTGTGTAATTGATGGAAAGATGTTTAAAgacggtttcctatataaaactgTATCAATGAGATCAATAGATTATCAAAACATTCAACCAACCTTTAGTGAGCTTGAGAAATTTTGTGAGACTGGGCATGGAGTTGTGGGTAGTATGTCCACTTCACCTAGAAACAGGAAAAAAAGCCACTTTATGAAGGGTGATGCTGTCATTGTTGTTAAAGGAGATCTCAAAAATCTGATGGGATGGGTTGAAAAAGTTGAGGAAGATAACGTCCATATTAGGCCAAAAGTGAAGGGCCTGTGT ACAACAGTTGCTGTGAATGAAAAATATGTTTGCAAATCCTTCAAGCCCGGGGATCATGTGAAGGTTGTCTTTGGTGCTCACAAGGGTGTAACCGGTATGGTTATTAAGGTTAACAGTAATGTACTCATCATTCTATCTGACGCAACTAAAGAAGAC ATCCGTGTCTTTGCTGAACATGCTGTGGACAGCTCTGAAGTAACTACTGGGGTTACCAAAGTTGGGGATTATGAGTTGCATGACCTTGTCATGCTTGA TAACACGTGCTTTGGAGTAATAATACGTTTAGAGAGTCAAACACTCCAGATACTGCTGGGAGATCCAGATAGACCTGATGTTGCACGAGTGAAGATGAGGGAGATCAAATACAAGATTCAGAGGAGGAATACTGCTCTAGATCAATCGAACAATACTGTGTCTGTGAAAGATGTTGTGAAGATTCTAATGGGCCCTTGCAAA GGAAAACAAGGTCCTGTAGAACACATATTTAGAGGAACATTGTTCATAAATGACCGCCATCACATGGAGCATTCTGGTTTTATCTGTGTGAGAGCACAATCTTGTATAGTGATGGGTGGCTCACCTGCCAAG GTTTCCCTGTCCTCGAGATTTGGAAGTTCTACAGATGCAGCTCGCATCGCCCCTTcaccaagaagatttcctagtgGAGGACCTCCATTTGACT CTGGAGGAAGACAGAAGAGTGGACAGCGAGGGCATGATTCTTTTGTTGGTAGTACCATAAAAATTCGTATTGGTCACTATAAGGGATGTCGCGGTCGTGTTGTAAGTGTTAAGGGCCAATCAGTTCGAGTTGAACTGGAATCTCAAATGAAAACTGTACTAG TTAACCGTGACGAGATATCTGCTATCCCAGATGTTTCTACTTCATTAAG TGAACCACCTCAACATGGTATAGGAAGTGAGACACCTATACATCGCGCACAAACTCCGACACACTCATATGCCACTCCTACGAGAAATGAAGGAG GAACACCAAGACATAGTGGTACCTGGACTCCCCTGCGTGATCAAGCTTGGAATCCTGAAGCTACCACAACTCCATCCGG ggaaaaatggGAAGATGGAAATCCTGGCTCGTGGGGAACCATTCCACCAACTCAA ACAACTCCTCTTGGACGTTCAAATAAAGCACCAAGTGCAGGTTCTGATTGGGGCAACTGGGGAGATGGAGATTGTGGCTCGCGGGGAACTGTTCCACCAGCTCAA CCGGCAACTCCTTTCGCACGTTCAAATGAAGCACCAAGCACAGGTACCGGTTGGGGCAACTGGGGAGATGGAAATCGTGGTTCGCCGGGAACCATTCCACCAGCTCAA CACCAAGCGCAGGTTCTGATTGGGGCAACTGGGGAGATGGAAATCATGGCTCGCGGGGAACTGTTCCACCAGCTCAA GCAACTCCTCTTGCACGTTCAAATGAAGCACCAAGCACAGGTACCGGTTGGGGCAGCTGGGGAGATGGAAATCGTGGCTCGCCGGGAACCATTCCACCAGCTCAA CAGGCAACTCCTCTTGCACGTTCAAATGAAGCACCAAGCACAGGTTCCAGTTGGGGCACCTGGGGAGATGGAAATCCTGGCTCGCGGGGAACCATTCCACCAGCTCAA CAGGCACCCCCTCTTTCACGTTCAAATGAAGCACCAGGCACAGGTTCCGGTTGGGGCAACTGGGGAAATGGAAATCCTGGCTCGCGGGGAACCGTTCCACCAGCTCAA CAGGCACCTCCTCTTTCACGTTCAAATGAAGCACCAAGCACAAGTTCCGGTTTGGGCAACTGGGGAGATGGGAACCGTGGCTCGAAGGGAAGCAGTCCACAATGCGGC CAGGGAACTCCTCGAGCGCATTCAAATGAAGCACCAGCACTAG
- the LOC113279983 gene encoding putative transcription elongation factor SPT5 homolog 1 isoform X23 → MKMSNKTLAQHRHDEDDSDEDEDEEGEFDVAEYERRGFSKSSAGGDSSHKLRRLDSLYDSSADEYDSEDEDEDEDEEREEDEMYSSSGRKRKRHSSNPFIDDQAIVATDDEDDDYERGEVDRDFIEPDENIPEEHEATRMQHRRMLPQEDEEVDVDEFERRIRQRYSSQSYLEEGIDEISDVEQQALLPSIKDPKLWMVKCAMGREREAAVCLMQKRIDRGHREMQIRSVISPHYLKNYIYVEADKSAHVIEACKGLRILNTTKVMLVPIKEMTDVLLIEGNPIDTAKDMWVRLRIGIYKGALAKVVNVSDVRRKVMVKLIPRVDLQAIADKLEGRKVSKKAYIPSPRLMKIDEARNLNIPVDYRTGRSTNIQFCVIDGKMFKDGFLYKTVSMRSIDYQNIQPTFSELEKFCETGHGVVGSMSTSPRNRKKSHFMKGDAVIVVKGDLKNLMGWVEKVEEDNVHIRPKVKGLCTTVAVNEKYVCKSFKPGDHVKVVFGAHKGVTGMVIKVNSNVLIILSDATKEDIRVFAEHAVDSSEVTTGVTKVGDYELHDLVMLDNTCFGVIIRLESQTLQILLGDPDRPDVARVKMREIKYKIQRRNTALDQSNNTVSVKDVVKILMGPCKGKQGPVEHIFRGTLFINDRHHMEHSGFICVRAQSCIVMGGSPAKVSLSSRFGSSTDAARIAPSPRRFPSGGPPFDSGGRQKSGQRGHDSFVGSTIKIRIGHYKGCRGRVVSVKGQSVRVELESQMKTVLVNRDEISAIPDVSTSLSEPPQHGIGSETPIHRAQTPTHSYATPTRNEGGTPRHSGTWTPLRDQAWNPEATTTPSGEKWEDGNPGSWGTIPPTQTTPLGRSNKAPSAGSDWGNWGDGDCGSRGTVPPAQPATPFARSNEAPSTGTGWGNWGDGNRGSPGTIPPAQHQAQVLIGATGEMEIMARGELFHQLNRQLLLHVQMKHQAQVPVGAAGEMEIVARREPFHQLNRHPLFHVQMKHQAQVPVGATGEMEILARGEPFHQLNRHLLFHVQMKHQAQVPVWATGEMGTVARREAVHNAARELLERIQMKHQH, encoded by the exons ATGAAAATGTCAAATAAAACCCTAGCTCAGCATCGCCATGACGAAGATGATAGTGAtgaagacgaagacgaagaaggagAGTTTGATGTTGCTGAGTATGAGAGAAGAGGTTTTAGTAAAAGTAGTGCTGGTGGTGATTCCAGTCACAAACTAAGGAGATTAGATTCTCTATATGATAGTAGTGCAGATGAATATGATAGTGaggatgaagacgaagatgaagacgaagagaGAGAGGAAGATGAAATGTATTCCTCCTCTGGTAGAAAGCGGAAGAGACATAGTTCTAATCCTTTTATTGATGATCAAGCTATTGTTGctactgatgatgaagatgatgattatgaaAGAGGAGAAGTTGATCGTG ATTTCATAGAGCCTGATGAAAACATACCGGAAGAACATGAGGCCACAAGGATGCAACATCGTCGTATGTTACCTCAAGAGGATGAAGAAGTAGATGTTGATGAATTTGAGAGAAGAATTCGCCAACGGTATTCCAGTCAATCCTACTTAGAAGAAGGTATTGATGAAATTAGTGACGTTGAGCAGCAAGCTCTTTTGCCATCAATTAAGGATCCAAAGTTGTGGATGGTGAAATGCGCA ATGGGTCGTGAGCGAGAGGCAGCTGTTTGCCTTATGCAGAAACGTATTGATCGAGGTCATCGTGAAATGCAGATAAGATCTGTCATCTCTCCTCATTATCTTAAGAACTATATTTACGTTGAGGCTGATAAGTCAGCCCATGTGATAGAG GCTTGCAAAGGTCTCAGGATCTTAAATACTACAAAAGTAATGCTTGTTCCGATAAAAGAAATGACAGATGTGCTTTTAATAGAAGGCAATCCCATAGATACTGCAAAGGATATGTGGGTGCGACTGAGGATCGGGATATATAAAGGGGCTCTTGCAAAA GTTGTTAATGTGTCTGATGTACGACGAAAGGTTATGGTTAAGCTAATCCCACGGGTTGATTTGCAAGCCATTGCTGATAAACTG GAAGGTAGGAAAGTCTCGAAAAAGGCATATATACCCTCTCCACGCCTCATGAAAATAGATGAAGCAAG GAACCTTAATATACCAGTCGACTATAGAACGGGACGAAGCACTAATATTCAATTCTGTGTAATTGATGGAAAGATGTTTAAAgacggtttcctatataaaactgTATCAATGAGATCAATAGATTATCAAAACATTCAACCAACCTTTAGTGAGCTTGAGAAATTTTGTGAGACTGGGCATGGAGTTGTGGGTAGTATGTCCACTTCACCTAGAAACAGGAAAAAAAGCCACTTTATGAAGGGTGATGCTGTCATTGTTGTTAAAGGAGATCTCAAAAATCTGATGGGATGGGTTGAAAAAGTTGAGGAAGATAACGTCCATATTAGGCCAAAAGTGAAGGGCCTGTGT ACAACAGTTGCTGTGAATGAAAAATATGTTTGCAAATCCTTCAAGCCCGGGGATCATGTGAAGGTTGTCTTTGGTGCTCACAAGGGTGTAACCGGTATGGTTATTAAGGTTAACAGTAATGTACTCATCATTCTATCTGACGCAACTAAAGAAGAC ATCCGTGTCTTTGCTGAACATGCTGTGGACAGCTCTGAAGTAACTACTGGGGTTACCAAAGTTGGGGATTATGAGTTGCATGACCTTGTCATGCTTGA TAACACGTGCTTTGGAGTAATAATACGTTTAGAGAGTCAAACACTCCAGATACTGCTGGGAGATCCAGATAGACCTGATGTTGCACGAGTGAAGATGAGGGAGATCAAATACAAGATTCAGAGGAGGAATACTGCTCTAGATCAATCGAACAATACTGTGTCTGTGAAAGATGTTGTGAAGATTCTAATGGGCCCTTGCAAA GGAAAACAAGGTCCTGTAGAACACATATTTAGAGGAACATTGTTCATAAATGACCGCCATCACATGGAGCATTCTGGTTTTATCTGTGTGAGAGCACAATCTTGTATAGTGATGGGTGGCTCACCTGCCAAG GTTTCCCTGTCCTCGAGATTTGGAAGTTCTACAGATGCAGCTCGCATCGCCCCTTcaccaagaagatttcctagtgGAGGACCTCCATTTGACT CTGGAGGAAGACAGAAGAGTGGACAGCGAGGGCATGATTCTTTTGTTGGTAGTACCATAAAAATTCGTATTGGTCACTATAAGGGATGTCGCGGTCGTGTTGTAAGTGTTAAGGGCCAATCAGTTCGAGTTGAACTGGAATCTCAAATGAAAACTGTACTAG TTAACCGTGACGAGATATCTGCTATCCCAGATGTTTCTACTTCATTAAG TGAACCACCTCAACATGGTATAGGAAGTGAGACACCTATACATCGCGCACAAACTCCGACACACTCATATGCCACTCCTACGAGAAATGAAGGAG GAACACCAAGACATAGTGGTACCTGGACTCCCCTGCGTGATCAAGCTTGGAATCCTGAAGCTACCACAACTCCATCCGG ggaaaaatggGAAGATGGAAATCCTGGCTCGTGGGGAACCATTCCACCAACTCAA ACAACTCCTCTTGGACGTTCAAATAAAGCACCAAGTGCAGGTTCTGATTGGGGCAACTGGGGAGATGGAGATTGTGGCTCGCGGGGAACTGTTCCACCAGCTCAA CCGGCAACTCCTTTCGCACGTTCAAATGAAGCACCAAGCACAGGTACCGGTTGGGGCAACTGGGGAGATGGAAATCGTGGTTCGCCGGGAACCATTCCACCAGCTCAA CACCAAGCGCAGGTTCTGATTGGGGCAACTGGGGAGATGGAAATCATGGCTCGCGGGGAACTGTTCCACCAGCTCAA CAGGCAACTCCTCTTGCACGTTCAAATGAAGCACCAAGCACAGGTACCGGTTGGGGCAGCTGGGGAGATGGAAATCGTGGCTCGCCGGGAACCATTCCACCAGCTCAA CAGGCACCCCCTCTTTCACGTTCAAATGAAGCACCAGGCACAGGTTCCGGTTGGGGCAACTGGGGAAATGGAAATCCTGGCTCGCGGGGAACCGTTCCACCAGCTCAA CAGGCACCTCCTCTTTCACGTTCAAATGAAGCACCAAGCACAAGTTCCGGTTTGGGCAACTGGGGAGATGGGAACCGTGGCTCGAAGGGAAGCAGTCCACAATGCGGC CAGGGAACTCCTCGAGCGCATTCAAATGAAGCACCAGCACTAG